tttttttagaaaaaattgaagaaaagagaaaaagtaaaCAATCGACTTCTCTGTTAATGGGACGAATCATTAAGGCccaatttcttttgttttctacATTGATAACCCAGCTTATAACAGTTGTCATGTACTCACGTCAAGTGGATTTCTTTCCTCAAAATACTAAACCCAATTTCATTAAAACGTTTTTTActaatataaaatttctaaaccatcTCAAGAGAATTATTTGTTCTTAACCACCATTCACATGACTGCCTTGCCACATAACACTACCATTCAGAAAAGAATAATATTTAAAGTGAACAATCCTTTTTTATGAtagtaaagaaatgaaataaattcCGATAGTGAAGGGTATATTGCAGCTGGTTAGAGGGCCCAGAAGGAACCAACAGAAGAAGAGGCGACATAACTGACGATCAAAAAAAATACCTCTTCGAACAACTTTGTTGCAGGGCCGACTCATCACCAGAACTTACCCCAACAAAACATATAACGTAAGAAAAGTAAAACAAGTTGAAATGTAAGAGTATATATGGTCCCCATTGATTGAGTCATAAGCATCTTTTATCTAGTCGTACTCTTGACCAAAATTCTCTCACGCATTGACCCAAACCCGCTCTATGCATGCAGCAAATAGTAAATAGTCAAGGCAGACAATGGCCCTCCAGCACCACTCAATTTTCCTCAAAACCCAAAATTCCTGCTCCGACCCAGCAGTGTAGCTACCTCTGACTTCACCAATATCCTACATTTGTACACGTTCAAAGCTCATGATAACCTACTCTGTATAGACCTAATGAATACATATCTTATATCACATTCAAGATAATCTTACGCATTTCCTGTCTAAACCCCACTTTTCCTTTTTCCCCTAGCAACTAGTAAAACTCAAACCTTCACATCGATCCAACACATGGGTTCTCATTCTTTTATTTCTAATCCTGCATTGTGTTTACGTACATTCTCGTACTTATGCATCCTCACCACCAATcctctttcatttttcttctcaCCAAGCTCAATTACATAGAACCAGAGTGAAAATATCGATGTGGAGTCACAGGAGTTAAATTAGGTGATTGGATATTTACCTACCCTTTTTTGTTTGCGTTTTAACAATTGTTTAATGGTGTTTGTCAGTATTTCAATCATGAGGCTTCGTATAAGGTGTTTAGGAGAGTGTAGAAAATGCAACCGGGACTAGGGCTAGCTGCCCCTAAATAAAAGAGACCCTGCCCTACAGATTCATTAGTGCACTGtgaatgatttaattaaaaatatacaatttttaaaCAAAGTAAATAAATGACTGACATTTTTGAAGTTGGTGGCGCAATCATGCATGAGGCCATGAACATTAAAAATCCTTTTTTGCTTTCAAGTGTGTAATCTGATATCTGATAATTAACATGCTCATAAACCTCTCAAGAAAccaaaataatattaagttttaaaagtttttaattcaaaACCCTTCAATGGAATCATCATTTGGGTCTCATGCAACTCTGACAAAATCTTCTTGTTCCTGtccttgggttttttttttgtttcaaggATAAATATGCAATTTCCACACACTTTCCCTTTTGTTTCTAAGGGATTTTACTTGGAATTGGATATCAAATTCAGGGATCGATCCTTCAACACTTACAAATGGTTTCATGGACCTTGACAGCATAAACATGAAGCTAATCATAAAACCCTAAATGGATTATGGAACCCCCACATAGAAGTTCTGCAACTGTAACAAGTATTGATGCTTGGGAAAGGAGAAAGTAGAGAAAAATTAATCTGTAAAACCTAGTTAGGGTTCTTAATTAGCAGTCAAAGATTCAAAGGCGGATTAAAATAAGACCAGTTACAGAAATAAGAAAACAGAAGGTAGTGCCTCAAGATGGTGGCACGCACCCTCAAACCTCAGTAGACTAGTCAGTACATATCTAACTACTGATAATCAAAACCTGCAAGTAGCAGAAGCCAGCATGATGAAAGTACCAAATAGATGGTAAAATGTTCTTCATTCCATTTCTTTTCGTATGAAGTAGTAAAGATACCTGGCAATGCATAGATAACCAGAAGGTGTCAACACTAAACCTGCCACGAACATGATTGTTGTTCACCGaaagaaaaatagtaaaaaactGCAAAATATAGATGGAGATCATGGTACATATGTTATGCATGTTATTTACCTGGAAGTTCATCAGAGTGAGACGAAAGCTGGAAGAAATGCATCACAAGGATTTTACAAAGAGAAGCCAACAGAGCCCAGTTGGCAGTATGCCCACCTCCATGAAAAACCAGAGGGGAAAAATACGGACTTTTTCCATGATGGGGAGGTGGACAGAATGCCAATAAACTCTGTAAGAAGCCCTTTGCTAAACCCCCATGAAAGCAAACTAAAAATGATAAACTAACTGTCCTTGTATTCACCATTGAGACACGAAGAGAAAGGAacagaagagaagagaagagaaagaaagaaaagagtgtATAAATGAAAACAGGAGAGTGGAGTAGATGCTGATGGGGTTCTCCTATTTAAGATGCAATGAAGGAAGAACAGTAAATAAGAGAGAGAGTGAGATGGCGTCATTAATTAAAGAGGGAGGTAGAAGGACTGAGGAAGATAAGGGGTGTTTTTCAGACTAAAAAAGAcagataaaaaatataattaagattGGATGGTTCATTCCCCTAGAAGGGAAGGGCATATTTAGAAGGATCAAAggatcatcttcatcatcatggTTATTCCCTTCTCTTCCCTCGTTACTGGTGAAAAACCCACCTCTCCCTTCAGTCCTTTTTTGGCCTTCCTCATCTCACCTTCCACTAGTCCCCCACTCTTTCCACCCCCCTCGTTTCTGATGAAACACGCCCTCATAATATCCCAACTCTCTCTCTATATTTGCGTACATCTGAAACTGAGGAAAAAGGGTTTTGATCGGTTTCACATTATTGCAGACATGGGTTTCGCTTTTGTATTAGAAAAGCATATATAAGTCTGGGATCATGGAGGAGCTGTGCAGGTAAGTGTTTTTATCCAAGGGAGATTAGGCGTGGACAACCACAATTAGTGGATTTAATGACATGCCAAACTTCTAGAGCGACTAAAACCCTCCATTTACAGTGTTGTTATACCTGTATTCTCCTTATTAGGGATTATATATAATGTGTATCACTACGACAATTTTGACCTTAGCTAATTGTTGCACATTCGTGATAAGTAGCATTAAGATAATTATATGACTTGTTTTGCTTGCTTTAATTTGACTGACGGTCTTGTTATACCCCAATGCCAAAAGGCATATGAATACAACCTATATATAATTATTCGAGGAAGTATTGGTGAAATATCCTTGAGGACCATTACATAGGATCTCATTTATTTAATAATTCCGTAAGTAAACTTTGACCCATTTCATAAGCTTCccaatctaaaataaaaaataaaaaaaaatcaattttgttatagaaaattaataaaataataaataaaagtggaTGAAAATATAGGAGAATTTTTTATTGCCTTATTTTCACTAACAATGTGCTATTTATAAGCTTATTTACATTCAATTAATAAATGTATTACATTTAATGAACTAAATTTTCTTAATTACTCCATTTAATGATCTCCTGATTATAAATGAAGTAAAAagttttatctcattactttaaTATGCTTAAGGGGGTTATAGACATCCATTTAATTTACAACACTCCCCAATGGATGTCTTTTAAATAAGAATGTGCCTCATTAAAACATTTCTTAGAAAAAACCCTATaagataaaaacctaatgaaggaaaaagagtacagaATCTCCTATTACAAGTTACCTTGTCAAAAATCTTTATCAGGAAAACCCAGTGGGACAAAActttagttaaaataaaagaGTACGACGTGTTTTAGACTCCCCCTAATGGCAACATCACATTATATCTTTTAGTTGACGTCTTCCAATCTTATTtcgtagtctttcaaatgttgaagttagCAATGCCTTGGTAAAAAGATCTACTAAATTATCAATAGAATgaatttgttgaacttctatGTCACCTTTCTTTTCAAGATCATAAGTGAAGaataattttagtgaaatatgtttcattctgtcacctttgatataaccaccctttaattgagctatacatgttgcattatcttcgtataagatagttgacatATTTTCCTGTAAAGATAAATTACATATCTTCCGAatatgttgggttaataacctCAGCCAAAAACACTCTCGGCTTGCCTCATGTATTGCAATTATTTCAGTATGATTTGAAGAGGCAGCAGCTAATGTTTGCTTTGTCGAACGCCATGATATGGTCAtacctccacatgtaaataaatatcccgtTTGAATTCGACCTTTATGTAGATCCCACaaatatccagcatcagcataaTCAATTAAtggggattttgaatcatttgaataaaataaccccatatcaataGTCCCTCTGACAAATCTAAATACATGTTAATTTTCATTTCAATGTCTACGTGTTGCAGAAGAACTAAATATTGCTAATAAGTTTACAACaaaagctatatcaggtcttgtgttgtttgcaagatacaccAATGCTCCTatggcacttagatatggtaTATCAGGACCAAGAAACTTTTCATCCTTCTCGCATGGATGAAATTGATCTGTATTCACATCTAATGATCGTACAACCATCGGGGTATTTAATAGATGTgctttatccatataaaatttctttaagatcttTTTCGTATAAGTTGACTGATGAATATGAATTCTATATTTTAAATGCTCGATCTGTAGGCCAatacaaaactttgtttttccaagatATTTCTTCTCAAATTCTTTATCTAAATAATTTACTGCATTTTGAAGCTCTTCAGGAGCTCCAATAATAtctatatcatcaacataaatagcaattatcacaaagtttgattcagacctttttataaaaacacatggacagattgaattatttttataaccttcctttaacaaatattcactaagacgattgtaccacatacgtctagattgttttaatccatataaacttttatttaatcTGATTGAACAATTTTCCTaggaaactctatatcctttgGGGATTTTAAATGCTTctgaaattttcatataaatttcattatcAAATGTACCATCTAAATAGGttataacaacatccattagacgcatgtcaagtttttcacgtactgcTAGACTAATAAGGTATCTAAACGTGATTCCATCTACCACAAAAGAATATgtcttcataatcaatgccaggcCTTTGTGAAAATCTTTGTGCTATAAATCGTGCTTTATATGttacgacttcatttttctcatttcatttttgcacaaatatccatttatatcctaccAGCTTTACATATTTAGATGTTTGGAATATAGGTCCAAAAACGTTACGTTTTGGAAAGTGAATTTAATTAtgcttgaattgcatctttccattCTGGCCAATGTTTTCTCTttctacattcctcaatagatttaaGCTCAGGatccttattttcttttgctatttcaatagcaacattataagcaaaattgttgtcAACAACTATATTTTTCCGGTTCCATCTTTTTCATGAagtaacataacttattgagattttTTCGTTATCACCATTTTCAGGCACCTGAACCTCTTTTGGGTTcttttgattagttatatctttGGCCTTTTCTTGGGCACTTGCCTTCACAATATTATCATATTGAATAATTACTCCTTTCCTTTTACGAGTATTTTTATCGTTAGAATCAGTTGGCATTCTACGCTTCAGGCGTGGATTACTTTTTTTTGCACTAACAATTTGCCCTATTAGGAtatcaattcgtattggagcattttcagctggtatgtgagattCTGTAATTCTTTTTAGGTCAGTAAATGAATCTGGCAATTGATTGACGATGTTTTGCAAATGTATGATCCTTTGAACTTCTTGTTCACACTAACTTGTGTGAAgatctaattgagataatgatgatctattccatgtaatttattttaccagttgtattttctctccccctaatgttgggaatgttgtttcagcaaaatgacaatcaataaattttgcagtaaataaatctccagttaatggttcaacatatttaattatagaagaagattcataaccaacatatattcccaacctcCTTTGATGATCCATCTTtatgcgttgtggtggagcaattggaacacaTACTGCACATTcaaaaattctaagatgggaaatatttggctcttgaccaaaaGCCAAATGTAATGGGGAGtacttattataacttgttggcctTAAGCGTATATGCAAAATAGCATATTCCCAAGCTGTAAGAGGGAGTTTTGTTATCATAAGTAATGGtcgagctattagttggaggcatttgataaacatTCAGCTAAACCattttatgtgtgaacatgagctacaggatgtttAACTTTTATACCAATTAACATACAATAATCACTAAaagcttgggatgtaaactcaccagcaTTATCAAGACGATTAGTTTTGATTGCATAATTTGGAAATTGTGCTCTTAATCGAATTATTTGTGCTAGTagtgtgatatcccgaattagggcctaattggaatagtggtttcgggaccacaaatccgagatagaaataatgatttgatgattattttgaagtctatgatatgattgcatgattgtgtgaaaattttgtgaagaaattctatgcataaagtgcttaatttgaagttagggactaaattgaataagttacaaaacttgcattctagaagtttctagtatgaaattgctttgaaatattaattaggaggtcttaaatagaaatttgaccaatttataagtttatggacaaaaattggacatggatggaatttttgaaagtttagtaaggaagggcattttggtcatttgaatattaaatgaaataaaatgggaaaaataacataaaaatgattatcttctccataagttgctatcaaattttgctctccactatagctagggtttcaacacttttaagtcttgattgtaagtgattcctatgcatgtttttaatgttctttacatttttgaaatcctcgtagctcggtttaactatttctaccaatattttgagctagggtttatatttaaaattttacccatggatgatatgtatgaattttgatgttttatggtagaatatgaagtttgagattgtgttaaacaacttttgctaagtgatttttcgtaaaaatgagtaaaatgacataatcggtaaagatacctaatattcataagtacacgTTAGAgtatgaatttgatgttgctatagaagggaaaaatgatcagcatgtcataaaacataagaaaataggatgaggtttaatttacgagccttggggaaaaagtgtaaatatgtgaaagtttggggaaaaatggtaattttaccaaagtttgtattaagggctgttttgatgaatgtgtgtattaaataaattaatttggtattatagatcaagagaaaagatattcgagtcgagatcggggaaaaaataaagtttacgaggaataggctcgactattctcagtttgtatcgaggtaagttcatatgtaaatattgtaatataaccgttattttaaatcatttaatgctatttatacgatattatgactgttatcatgcaattctatgctttgtggtcattgttagacaacatgcaaaatttttgtgaattatgtgaaaaatgtgaaaaactaccgaagtatcgtcattggtattccaaggagaatggtaaaggagtatgaacgaggaaagtcccgttgaaccttaggaatagattcagatatttgggcattcgaactcgttgagttgagtccgagttcacttatggatgcgaacgtccaaactcgttgagttgagtctgagttcgtgagatgtaactaggcatttgaactcgttaagttgagttCGAGTTTAATTATGGATgtgaatgcccgagctcgttgagttgagtccgagttcacttatgggcgggttacatggtagcttggctacatatgtggcacttatgtgcaaactttccatgtatccgagttatattccgatgtgttcaatgggtaaaattctagtgaaatggatgaatactcaagatgcaagtgacgtattggtaagtgttgcggaatgggcactttggacaggtatgtacttaaccctcgggttgagacttgatacgacaactgTAACGCGCTGATTTTCGGGATTTTtcgggtttctgtgatttttggtaaattttgaaattttggtgttctgaatattggaattgtgtttaaatgtgttagtgggcctttagaaggcccaagcctaagttaaacacggtaaaatatcaaggttggattttaagtgaataggagacttggttaagtgggTTTTTAAGAGAACTTCGTAAATTATGAcgcaaataaggccttggtaaagtggcaaggtggcgccactaagttcctaaaaaaatggcgtctgggaaggaattaaaggtccagggttcaagttacAAGGTAagcatattgttactttttaattttaggcatgtgccgggcatgtaatcacttaagtgaatttcgacAAGGGCCTTAGagaggttgggccgattgttttagttgatattagggttaggttcttttcttcttctgtcttggagaattagggttagccacctgaaagctttcactgtcattcatcctttctgagttctcacaaaagccgaaaacgcaaattccttctccttggtgctgATTTCTTcctcctctctttttcctccatttttttcttcctttttgctttttcttctagctaaaaccttctgatcaccttacacacctcctctgtcaatcccatcctccaaaaaacctccatagccgattgtcATAAAAGttgaaatcccgaaaactcacttcttgtgccgatttctccaagccaaaatccttcagttatttttgatctttttgatcaactttcatattctctaaacccttagtatctgtcggcaacattacttcgaagttatagcctcaaatcgtcatcttcttcatcacttaaaaagccgaaataccatagattagggacttatagccgaaacttcagatctcctggattcgagttctactatcgtttagaggatagatctgtaGTAGATCTGGGTAGAAATTAAataggaataagtggtaagtgctcatcacctcagatctagtcttattttacaatttagaaaaaccgaagtccctaaaatctagggaggctgttgatttgggcatagggctttaagggtctttaaccgacgatttcttttggtgattagtgtcttctagaggtttgatcgaaggcttggatttttggaacaactagacttagatctagtcatcggttttcgacaaaaaggtaagattctaaaggctttaggggcgtggttcgaatatgggttgctgaatattgggattggttgttgtggtttgcaatctaagaattgtggtaatcaattgtaggacatcgttagggatctcagtagcagtcattCCGAaataggtgtgtatcgaacaccctctcatagtttaattcgacaaaagccgaaatgccgaaatgccgaaattctggcatttcgtgggcttgtgagtgtgcgagtgctcacaagacgtttagaaataattagatctgaaatcacaaagtggtaagttagtcgtgtgtgaaatttcgtgcacttcggtaattgggcctcgataggc
The sequence above is drawn from the Gossypium hirsutum isolate 1008001.06 chromosome A05, Gossypium_hirsutum_v2.1, whole genome shotgun sequence genome and encodes:
- the LOC107937561 gene encoding uncharacterized protein isoform X1, translated to MVNTRTVSLSFLVCFHGGLAKGFLQSLLAFCPPPHHGKSPYFSPLVFHGGGHTANWALLASLCKILVMHFFQLSSHSDELPGIFTTSYEKKWNEEHFTIYLVLSSCWLLLLAGFDYQ
- the LOC107937561 gene encoding uncharacterized protein isoform X2 gives rise to the protein MVNTRTVSLSFLVCFHGGLAKGFLQSLLAFCPPPHHGKSPYFSPLVFHGGGHTANWALLASLCKILVMHFFQLSSHSDELPGLVLTPSGYLCIARYLYYFIRKEME